One Triticum dicoccoides isolate Atlit2015 ecotype Zavitan chromosome 4B, WEW_v2.0, whole genome shotgun sequence genomic window carries:
- the LOC119292789 gene encoding putative cyclin-dependent kinase F-2 gives MAARKRTAAAVLGDGHATTTLGSPTRSKRSRINNIRSSADYEEQTCLGEGGFGCVLRARHRATGKIVAIKYLNWADGSVEPPDPAELLREAGFLEACNGNPYVVGFEGLVREPDNGAYGLVMEYVAAPTLHEFLWNRCRGGGPPLPESTVRAIMWKLFTGAKKMHDRHVVHRDIKPANILIGQDGELVKICDFGLAISLSELPPYTQAGTAFYLAPEMLLGKEDYDALVDTWSLGCVMAEMLTGKTLFLGDDDDDDDDDTNNEIIQLWSIFRLLGTPDNRTWPEFSSLPHTAKALRLLPPGHKQNKLRELFPQEKLSDEGFQVLQGLLTCNPDKRLTAAGALKHRWFAAPRPATAAAKVGAMSFPVKKAPRIKFIPPAMPQKNLLKIPLAVWNAAEQV, from the coding sequence ATGGCCGCGCGCAAGCGAACTGCTGCTGCCGTCCTCGgcgacggccacgccaccaccaccCTAGGATCGCCGACGCGCTCCAAGAGGAGCCGCATCAACAACATCCGGAGCAGCGCGGACTACGAGGAGCAGACATGCCTCGGCGAGGGCGGCTTCGGCTGCGTCCTCcgggcgcgccaccgcgccaccggCAAGATCGTCGCCATCAAGTACCTCAACTGGGCGGACGGGTCCGTGGAGCCTCCCGACCCCGCCGAGCTTCTGCGGGAGGCCGGATTCCTCGAGGCCTGCAACGGGAACCCTTACGTCGTCGGCTTCGAGGGCCTGGTGCGCGAACCCGACAACGGCGCCTACGGCCTCGTCATGGAGTACGTCGCCGCGCCGACCCTCCATGAGTTCCTGTGGAATAGGTGCCGCGGCGGCGGCCCGCCACTCCCGGAGTCCACGGTTCGCGCCATCATGTGGAAGCTCTTCACCGGCGCCAAGAAGATGCACGACCGCCACGTCGTCCACCGCGACATCAAGCCGGCCAACATCCTCATCGGCCAAGACGGGGAACTCGTCAAAATCTGCGACTTTGGGCTGGCGATCTCCTTGTCCGAGCTGCCGCCCTACACCCAGGCCGGCACGGCGTTCTACTTGGCACCAGAGATGCTCCTGGGGAAGGAAGACTACGACGCGCTCGTCGACACGTGGTCTCTCGGGTGCGTCATGGCCGAGATGCTCACAGGAAAGACGCTGTtccttggcgatgatgatgatgacgatgacgacgacacAAACAATGAGATCATCCAACTCTGGAGCATCTTCCGCTTGCTCGGGACGCCGGACAACAGGACGTGGCCGGAGTTCTCATCTTTGCCGCACACCGCCAAGGCCCTACGACTCCTACCGCCGGGGCACAAGCAGAACAAGCTGCGGGAACTGTTCCCTCAAGAGAAGTTGTCCGACGAAGGATTCCAGGTGTTGCAAGGCCTCCTCACCTGCAACCCCGACAAGCGACTGACGGCGGCCGGCGCGCTCAAGCACCGATGGTTTGCTGCTCCTCGTCCCGCCACCGCCGCGGCAAAGGTCGGCGCAATGTCGTTTCCGGTAAAGAAGGCACCAAGGATCAAGTTCATCCCGCCGGCCATGCCACAGAAGAATCTACTCAAAATTCCCCTCGCTGTGTGGAACGCAGCAGAACAAGTGTAA